A DNA window from Hevea brasiliensis isolate MT/VB/25A 57/8 chromosome 2, ASM3005281v1, whole genome shotgun sequence contains the following coding sequences:
- the LOC131175593 gene encoding protease inhibitor HPI-like, whose protein sequence is MASQCPVKNSWPELVGTNGDIAAAIIETKNANVKAIVLKEGLPITQDLNFNRFRVFVDENRVVTQVPAIG, encoded by the exons ATGGCAAGTCAGTGTCCAG TTAAGAATTCATGGCCGGAGCTCGTCGGGACAAACGGGGACATTGCAGCGGCTATCATAGAGACAAAGAATGCAAATGTGAAGGCAATCGTGCTCAAGGAGGGATTGCCTATAACTCAGGATTTAAATTTCAACAGGTTCCGGGTTTTCGTGGATGAAAATCGGGTGGTCACTCAAGTTCCTGCCATTGGCTAA